A window of the Roseofilum capinflatum BLCC-M114 genome harbors these coding sequences:
- a CDS encoding ATP-binding protein codes for MLKFFRLLQSTETSFRRILLGRILLMTIPVLLLLQYATYRKARSSLLETARYNIVESALKKADLVHLSINGLTDQVITASESGILQSGDVSKIDPYLQELSQRFYDSVVSDSVVCLQLQSLTGDKIIASTCGVEAIANLSTEKITQKPSPQSSSPVKVELLTDNPHSTLDRYGQDKLHFLISASVDNTSGEPLATLVLEAALPLKHIQERKSLSGYTVILNQEGTIIAHLDNSQIGTNIDEISDVNLKSRLDVIMRSATGGQSNFLHLPQFDQSGKEVITGYTAIPNPTTDGSTQGQWVVLAVTPLDHALYGLQEIRQTLINLVLGLIAANLIATLILARSLVSPVEQLGKYAKSVECSVSPEAIPQHFKIHEFNQLAQALNSMVERLTSWAEELEVAWQEAKSSNQLKSEFLASISHELRTPLNAILGSVRLVKDGFCDDKEEELDFLQQVDNAAMHLLSIINDILDLSKIEAGKLSLELEAVDLNQVLQEVIDIESGSIHSKGLSLTYERQIEAIAVYADVDKLKQVFMNVIGNAIKFTEQGGITIAVEKMEEDGALKTNGNSSSPSQAVVRIKDTGIGIEPSSQSKLFEPFVMGDGSRTRKFEGTGLGLAISRNLIQMMEGQITLYSEGEGKGTTVEILLPLIDVKQLQRSQALKTEV; via the coding sequence ATGTTGAAGTTCTTCCGTTTACTCCAATCCACCGAAACCTCTTTTCGCCGTATTTTGTTAGGGCGGATTTTGCTGATGACCATTCCGGTTTTACTTTTACTTCAATATGCCACTTACCGTAAAGCCCGTTCAAGTTTGTTAGAAACAGCTCGGTATAATATCGTTGAAAGCGCCCTTAAAAAAGCCGATCTCGTCCATCTCAGTATCAATGGTCTAACCGATCAAGTCATAACGGCTAGTGAAAGTGGAATTTTACAATCCGGGGATGTATCCAAAATCGATCCCTATCTCCAAGAGCTAAGTCAGAGGTTTTATGATTCTGTCGTTTCTGATTCTGTGGTCTGTTTGCAACTGCAAAGCCTGACCGGTGATAAAATTATTGCGAGTACCTGTGGAGTCGAGGCGATCGCTAACCTCTCAACTGAAAAAATCACTCAAAAACCCTCTCCTCAATCTTCTAGCCCCGTAAAAGTCGAATTACTCACTGATAATCCCCACTCCACTCTAGATCGCTATGGTCAAGACAAACTGCACTTTTTAATCAGTGCCTCCGTGGATAACACTTCTGGGGAACCCCTAGCTACCCTAGTCCTTGAAGCAGCTCTTCCCCTAAAACACATTCAAGAACGCAAATCTTTATCCGGTTATACGGTGATTCTGAATCAAGAAGGCACAATCATTGCCCATCTAGATAACAGTCAAATTGGAACTAATATTGATGAGATCAGCGATGTAAATCTCAAATCTAGATTAGATGTAATTATGCGGTCAGCGACCGGGGGGCAAAGCAATTTTCTGCACTTACCTCAGTTCGATCAAAGTGGAAAGGAAGTGATTACTGGATATACCGCCATTCCCAATCCAACGACCGACGGATCGACTCAGGGACAATGGGTGGTTTTAGCCGTCACACCTTTGGATCATGCCCTCTATGGTCTGCAAGAAATTCGGCAAACCCTAATTAATTTAGTGTTGGGATTAATTGCAGCCAATTTAATTGCTACGCTAATTTTAGCTCGCTCGTTGGTTAGTCCAGTTGAACAGTTAGGAAAATATGCCAAAAGCGTTGAATGTAGTGTTTCACCAGAAGCCATTCCCCAGCATTTCAAAATTCATGAATTTAATCAACTGGCTCAAGCTCTTAATAGTATGGTCGAACGGTTAACCAGTTGGGCAGAAGAGCTAGAAGTGGCTTGGCAGGAAGCGAAAAGTTCTAATCAGCTTAAAAGTGAGTTTTTAGCCAGCATTTCTCATGAATTGAGAACGCCACTCAATGCAATTCTTGGGTCGGTTCGGTTGGTTAAAGATGGGTTCTGTGATGATAAAGAAGAAGAGTTAGACTTTTTACAACAAGTCGATAATGCGGCTATGCATTTACTCTCAATTATTAATGATATTTTGGATTTGTCTAAAATTGAAGCGGGTAAGCTCTCTCTAGAGTTAGAAGCAGTAGACTTAAATCAGGTTCTACAAGAGGTCATTGATATTGAATCTGGCTCTATACACTCTAAAGGATTGTCCTTAACCTATGAACGTCAAATTGAAGCGATCGCCGTTTATGCTGATGTAGACAAACTCAAGCAAGTTTTTATGAATGTGATCGGCAATGCGATTAAGTTTACCGAACAGGGAGGCATTACGATCGCCGTGGAGAAGATGGAGGAGGATGGAGCATTGAAGACCAATGGTAACAGCTCATCGCCGTCTCAAGCAGTCGTTAGAATTAAAGATACGGGAATTGGGATTGAGCCATCTTCCCAATCCAAGTTGTTTGAACCCTTTGTGATGGGTGATGGGAGTCGGACTCGCAAGTTTGAAGGGACGGGGTTAGGATTGGCGATTTCTCGAAATTTAATTCAAATGATGGAAGGTCAGATTACTCTGTATAGTGAGGGGGAAGGAAAGGGGACAACGGTGGAAATTCTATTGCCTTTGATTGATGTGAAACAGTTACAGCGATCGCAGGCTTTGAAAACTGAAGTTTAG